The following proteins are co-located in the Schistocerca nitens isolate TAMUIC-IGC-003100 chromosome 2, iqSchNite1.1, whole genome shotgun sequence genome:
- the LOC126237396 gene encoding uncharacterized protein LOC126237396: MDCPPECPDRLSFRICRPAPQHVWANSSSTVDHVAHLTSMLEQDNELLLSIHFINEDTPTLKRIVLGPLHHPSPGQYWFPRHSPSQNILWLLQGQSVDVVDEKLLIPPSALILFSSVYNLTASDSEHLKTGIEAPVDIDWGVALKFENALRSIELQFTKVKWDELCHSELYVNQQMTSKYSISSTLRH; the protein is encoded by the coding sequence ACCAGCACCCCAGCATGTCTGGGCCAACAGCAGCAGCACTGTGGATCATGTAGCACACCTGACCAGCATGTTGGAACAGGACAACGAGCTACTATTATCAATCCATTTCATCAATGAAGACACCCCAACTCTTAAAAGAATAGTGCTGGGGCCCCTACACCACCCCAGTCCAGGTCAGTATTGGTTTCCAAGGCATTCACCATCCCAGAACATTctgtggttacttcaaggacagagtgTTGATGTGGTAGATGAGAAGCTGTTGATTCCTCCCAGTGCTCTAATACTTTTCTCTTCAGTTTATAATTTAACTGCTAGTGATTCAGAGCACTTAAAGACTGGTATTGAAGCCCCAGTGGACATCGACTGGGGTGTAGCATTAAAGTttgaaaatgcattgagaagtattGAATTGCAGTTTACAAAGGTgaaatgggatgaactgtgtcatTCAGAACTCTACGTGAATCAACAGATGACCTCCAAGTATTCCATCTCATCCACGCTCAGGCATTAA